The Bradyrhizobium guangxiense genomic sequence TTTGCATCAAATGTCGTTCCCGCGTGCCGGTTGAACAAAGCCAGCGAACGCTGTGAAGCCGCATTCCACTGGCCATCGACGGCACCGGTAAAGCAGCCGACGCGACTCAATTCGCCCTGTACCGACTTGGCGATATCGGCCTTTGCGATATCGGTCGGGCGCGGCTCGGCGCTCAACGCGGCGAGCCTCGTCGTGCTGTTGGCCTCGGCGGACGTCGCTGCTGTGGGACCATCCGCAATCGTGCTCCCAATAGCCGGCTTATTCTCGGAAAGCCCTGCGACGATTGTGGATTCCGACGAAGTTCGTTTCCGCTCCGCTTCAGTCGCTTGCTCGAGCGCAGCTTGCTTCGCTTTCTCGGCGGCGACACGGGCCTCTTCGGCAGCCTTCAGATCCGCAGCGGCCTTCTCCCGGTCGACACGCTGGGCGCCCTGGGACATCAGGCGAGCCTGTTCCTGCTCGGCCTGCTGCGCCTTCGCTGTCGCAGCAACGCGTGCCTCTTCGGCCTCGAGCTGATTCAGCTGCAGCTTGGCGAGGTTCGCATAGTATCCGTCCGGATGCTGGCTCAGGAATGCGTTCAGAGCAGGCTTATTGCGCAGCTGCAGCGCCAGTTCGTAGTCACGGCGCGTTTCGGACTGGGGATTGGCAGCTTGTGTCGGCTCTTCTGCCTTGGCAGCCGGAACAAGTGCAACGTCCTCGCCGCCCAGGGAGCCGTAAACATAGGGCTCCTGCCGGTTGCCGGTGGCTTGCAGGACGTCATCGCGCACGAAGCCGAAGGCCCTGCGCAAGTCGAGACCCGGCTTTGCGATGTATTTCACGAGAGCCGACGCGTACGGACTGTTCTTGCTGTTGCCGTCCAGTGCCGTCAGTCCGGCCTTTGCCGCAAACGCGATCAGGGTGTTGGAGACGGTGGGCTCGACCCTGGCCAGCCCGCGGCTGATTGATCGCGAGGCAACGGTCCGTTTCATCGAATCCGCGAACGGATTGTTCCGGCAGGCGTCGACGATCACGACGCGCAGCTGCCTTGCAGGCTCAATCGCGAGCAGAACGCGGTCGAGCGAGAACGCCTCGTCATAGATGTCGGTGTCGCGTTCGAGTCTAGCGTCTGTCGGGATCAGATAGTTCGTTCCGTCAATCTCGATACCGTGGCCCGCATAGTACACCAGGGCAATGTCGGCGTCGCGGGCCTGATCGGCGAACTCCCTCAGAGCCCGCCGCATGTCGGTCGCAGCGAGGTTGAGCCTGGAGTCGACCACGTCGAAACCTGCGCTCTTCAAGGTCGCGGTGATGGCTGCGGCGTCGTTGGCAGGGTTCGGGAGGAGGGGGGCATTCTGGTAGCTGGAATTGCCGACCACCAGGGCCACTCGCTTTGTTGCCCAAGCTGCCTGAGAGGTCAGGAACAGCGCAGCAGCGAGAAGAAAACAAACTTGGAGGTGTCTATACAATCTCATGGCGAAACACCCAGCGTCTGCCCGAAAGATAGTCGTCGCGTCGCTAAGACGGCCGCATAGAACGCAAAAATTGCTCACTGAACCAATTCGTACGTTACTGGCGGCCACCCGTCTGCGTACAGTAACAGTTTGGAGGCTGGTCCATTCCTCATGTTGTCGTTGCTCAAAGCGAACGCGTTCAAGGTCGCATTCAAAGTTTCGGCGGGCCAAGGGCTGGTGCAACAGGAGCAATTCGGCACGCCTGCTGCATGAGTTCTAAGTTATTGATATGATTATTTGTTTCTGTTTCGCCTATCTCGCCCCTCCGAGAGGCGGCGGCGCGGGGCGTTGTAGCAACCTTCGGTGAGCGACGCGTAAGGGGGGAACCCACCGCCGGCCCGGAATCTGGTCACCGAATAGGTTTCGAGGCCCCCGGAGCGATCGGGCTGCGCCACGCGTTCAGAAGCTTCCAGCGTCACAGATGGACAAGTCACCGCAGCTTGATCTTCAGGTCGTTGTCCAACATCATTTTTAGGAGAATGGCACCAAGGCGATCGTAGTAATCTTTCTTCTTTCGAACCGACCATTCCTTGACGTCACCGCTCCAATAGCGCCCGTCCGCGTCGGAAAGACGACTGCGCAGCAGAACGAAGAGGTTTTTCCGGTCGACGGTATTCAGCCGAGAGGCCTGCAAGCGGCCGGCCTGAAGTCCGAAATTGTAGAGCTTGCGGAACGTTTCGCGCTTCTCGGGAAAGACGCTGTCGAGCGGCGGATAGCCGAGCGGGGGATAGAAGTCGCTGACCATCGCGGCCGACCAACCGTCGGCCCTCATGACAAAGGATGAGCAAAATCCACCGAAGAAATGCTGTCGCGATTTGTACTTCAGGGCGTCGTTATAAGGGGAGCCCAGTGCAACGAAGGGTCCAACAATGGAGGCGAGCGCCCCGGTCACGATCATTCCACCTTCAGCAAGAGCACCAAGCGGAATTTCCGACATGCTGATGCCCATGTCGGCAACGCCATAGATGTCCAGCGCCTGGGATATCGTATCGTATGCGTTCTGATCGCTGTATCCGGGAGCGCTGACTCCACCCACGCCCCTCCTGCCGGTGATGGCGATCGCGTCCTCGTTGTACGTCAAGTTCGGAAGAAAGATGTATCCCGGGTCGGCGTCGTCCGTAAAAGCCCAGTTCCGACCTCCGTCGAGGCTGTGGCGGCAACCGACATATTCACGCAGATACCAATTGACCTGGTCGGTGTAGAAGCGGTCGAGCGGGCTGAGGCGGAAATTGACCCAGATGATGTCGTGCTCGGAATACTGATGATGGTTGCGGGCCGCCAGGGTGAGCCAGGTGTCTCCGGTCCTCACTTTGTACCTGGAGGTGTTGTCCGGCTGAGTCCAGGGCTGCAGCGGCTTCAGGGGGCGCCTTTCGTTGCGCAACGGTTGCACGGCCATCAAAATTCTCCAAAGTTGAACCGATCGAAACGTCCGGCCGCCAGCCAACCTCGATCAGGGTATTGCAGCCTCACTGTTTGTGCGATCTTGCTTGGACGGCGTTCAATAGCCGTCTGTTGGTAGGGAGGTCGTCATTCGATCGAATGATATCTGGACGCCTTGCCCAGTTCAGAAGGCGCACCATCAGAGTGCAAAATGCAGCGTTTGGCGGAATGAATTCGAAAATCGACTTGGAGACTTTCATGCCCATTCCAGTGAAAATTTACATCACGCCATTTGCCGAAAAGGGGGTTCTGGAGCCCGTGAAATGGGATTGTGCTGCCGCCAAAAAGGCTCTGGATGTGGTCAACAAGATCTGGTCACAGGCGAAGATCACTTTCGTGATCAATGATTGCCTGACAGACAGGCCGCTTGACATGGCAAAGAGTGCTCGCGGCAACGACAAGCAGGTGCTGGATGTTCTCAGCCTCCGCCATGCGGCCGATAATGCGATCCACATTTATCTGGTCAATCCGATTCCAAACCTTTCAGCAGGCGGGGGCTCATACCTTCATAGCGATCCAGAGCCGGCCAGCTTCGTGCAGTGGTATGGCGATGACTTCGCCAGTGGACGCGCCTGGGCCCATGAATTTGGCCATCTCATGAGTGTTGATCACGTCGAAATAGACTACGACAACGAGAGACAGGCGGCGGCACTGCGCAACAACCTCATGACGACGGGCCTGAGCGTGGGCAGCGAGCTGACCAAGCAGCAGATTGAAACAGCCAAGGGCTCTAAGCTCGTCAAGCGGTTTGGCGGCTGACGTCCTCTGGATAGCGTTGATCCTTTTCCAGCGGTGAGCTCAACGACGTCAGAGTGATCACCAGCGACCTCGGCGACGAGCTGGTAGCAACCCGGCAAACCGAAGTGAGACCGCCGTCGGCTAGGATCGCCGTCGACGCGATCATTGCGTAGCCGCCCGGCGCAAATGCTGGATCTCCGCCGAGCCATGCTGTGTTACGACGCTCGCAGTGTCCGTCCGGAGCCAGCATTCATGTCAGCCGCGCCTGCCGCTAGCCAGTCCACCACAACCGACCCCGAAGCCCTCGGCTGGATGCGCGGCTTCCCGCCATCCGCCGATCGCCTCATCACCTTCCAGGACGGCTCCTTCCGCAATTTCCCCGAGCTGCGCTGGGCCTGGAGCAATATCCGCCAGCTGGTGCCGACGGTGAATGTCTGGCGCGGGGCCGGGCCGGCGTCGGTGTTGCCGCGCGCGGAGCAAGATATCGGCGCGGTGGCTTCGACCACGATGGACGGCCGTCCGATGACCTTCGCAAAGATGCTCGAGGAGACCTATGCCGACGGCATTGCCGTGCTGCATCGGGGCCGGCTGATCTATGAGCGCTATTTCGGCGCCTTGAAGCCGCACAAGCCGCATATCGGCATGTCCGTGACGAAGTCGTTCACCGGCGTGCTCGCCGGCATTCTGGTCTCCGAGGGCAAGATCGATCCGCAGGCGCCCGTCATGGACTATGTGCCGGAGCTGAAGACAAGCGCGTTCGGGGACGCGCGCGTGCACGAGGTCATGGATATGACCACGGGGCTCGCCTACACCGAAATCTACACCGACAAGAATTCGGACGTGTGGGGCCTGCGGCGCGCCAACGGCATGGCGCCGATCCCGCCGGACTATGAAGGCGCGACCAACATTTTCGATTTCCTTGTCGCGCAAAGGAAGCAGGGCGAGCACGGCAAGGCCTTCGCCTACAAGACAGTCAACACCGACGTGCTCGCGTGGATCTGCCGCCGCGCCAGCGGCCTGACGCTGTCCGATCTGTTGTCCGAGCGGATCTGGCAGCCGATGGGAGCGGAGGAGGACGCGCATTATCACGTCGACCGCATCGGCACCGAGAGCGGCGGCGGCGGGCTCTCCACGACACTGCGCGATCTCGCCCGGTTCGGCGAGACCGTGCGCAATTACGGCCGTTTCAACGGCCGCCAGATCGTGCCGTCGCAGGTGGTCGAGGACATCGCGCGCGGCGGCGACCCCGAAAAGTTCAAGCCGGCCGGCTACACCACCTTGCCGGGCGCGTCCTATCGCAATCAATGGTGGGTCACCCACAACGCGCACGGCGCCTACATGGCGCGCGGCGTCTACGGCCAGGGCATCTATGTGGATCCCAAGGCCGAGATGGTGATCGCGCGCTACGCCTCGCACCCCGTCGCCGGCAACGCCGCCAACGATCCCGTGACGCTGCCGGCCTACATGGCGCTGGCAAAGGCGCTGATGGCGGGCGGGTAGGGCTATCGCACCGCTCGCGCCACGCACGCGCTGTCATGCCCCGGCTTGACCGGCGTACTGGGTCGCCCGGTCAAGCCGGGCGACGACAACCTGGTCGAACACGCACGTCACCCGTTAGGCCGCGCCGTCGCGCGCCTCCTGCCAATGCGGATAGGTGACGTAAGCGGTGACGGCGCCTTGCTCGTGCGAGCGGATGGTGACCATCTCGCCCTTCGGCATGTAAATGATCTCGCCGGGACCTGCAGTGACGGTGCTGCCGCCACTGGTGACCGAAAGCTGTCCTTCGAGGACGAGCATGACATCGTCGACGGTGAGCTTTTCGTCGAGGCTCTGGTTCGCCGCGTAGCGGCCGAAACCGATGGTGATCGGGCCGCCGTGGCGCTGGTCGATCACATTGGCGGCAAAGATCTCGCCGTCCTGTCCCGGCGAGCGCTCGAATGATGCGTCGGCGACGGCGAATTTGCGAACTTTCATGAATTTCCTTCCCACTGATCCAGGCCTCGCAGGGCGAGGACAAACAGACTCTTGAACCGGTGTTCGGTTCGCATCGCCGCGCCGAGGCGGTTTGACGCAGAGGACATTAATATAAGTATTGACTTATATTAGTGGAGATCGGTATTTATCCTTCAACGAGACCATCAGGAGGAATCCAATGCAGATCGACGTCGCCAGGGTGTTGGGGCTTGTCACGCGTTCGGTGACGAACTTCGAGAAGGACGGGAAACCCGCCAGCACGGTGACGCTGACGCGGCTCTACGACACCAGCGTCGACGATCTCTGGGACGCCGTGACCAGCAGGGAGCGCATTCCGCGCTGGTTTGCGGCGGTCGAGGGGGACCTCCAACTCGGCGGACGCTATCAGGTCAAGGGCAATGCGGGCGGCACCATCACGGCGTGCACGCCACCGACCCATTTCGCCGCGACATGGGAATTCGGCGGCGCCACGAGCTGGATCGAGGTCAGGCTGGCGGCCGAACGAAGCCAGGCACGTTTGATACTTGAGCACACCGCGATCATCGAGGATCATTGGAATCAGTTCGGCCCGGGAGCGGTGGGGGTCGGTTGGGATCTCGCGCTGGCGGGGCTGGAGCGATATCTTGCGACCGGGGCATCGGTCGACCACGAGACGGCCGAGGCGTGGATGGTCTCGCCGGAGGGCAAGGACTTCATGACGACCAGCGGCGAATCCTGGCGTGCGGCGCATGTCGCAAGCGGGGTCGATCCTGACGAGGCGAAACGGCGCTCGGACCGCACCATCGCGTTCTACCGCGGCGAGGTGCCGCCCGGCATCGCTCATCCCGGCACAGGAAGCTGATGCAAATCTTCGAGGTCCTCGCCGATCCCGTCCGCCGCCGCATCCTCGAGCTGCTCGGCCAAAACGAAATGGCATCCGGCGAGGTCGTCGAAATCATCGGGGCCGAGTTCGGCATCACCCAAGCGGCCGTCTCGCAGCACCTCAAGGTGCTGCGAGAGAGCGGCTTTGCCAACGTGCGGGCGGAGGCGCAACGGCGGCTCTATTCGGTCGATGTCGCGGGACTCCGGGCGGTGGATGCGTGGATCGGTCAGTTCCGGAATTTCTGGGAGCCGAAGCTCGACGCGCTGGCAACCGAGATCGCGCGCGGCAAGCGCGAGCGCCGCAATGCACCGATCACCAGAAGGGGCGGGAAGCGCGCGTGAGGGCGCCGGGCGTGCGGAGAGGGAGCGACTTCGCCTGTGGCCATCCTTCGAGACGCCCGCCGTTGGCGGACCCTCAGGATGAGGACCTGGTGTGCGGCACTCGTTTCAAGAGCGCCGATGCTGCTTAGCCTCGTCCTGAGGAGGCCGCGAAGCGGTCGTCTCGAAGGACGAGGCGTGCGCTCAGGTCGCGCAAAGCCGTATGCGATAGCCCTGCAAGGGGGCACATGCATTACGAGTTTCGCGCCATCTTCTCGTACTTCTTCCCCAGCCGCTCCCGCTTCAGCCGCGACAATCGCTGGATCCAGAACATGCCGTCGAGCTGGTCGATCTCGTGCTGGTGGCACACCGCGCGCAAGCCCTCCGACTCCTCGCTTTGAATGTTGCCGTCGAGATCGTGGTAGCTGATCCGCACGCGCGCATGGCGTTGCACCTCGTCGTTGACCCCGGGCATCGAGACGCTGCCCTCGCGGTGCAGGATCATCTCGGGTGAGGCCCATTCAACGACGGGGTTGACGTAGGTGAGGGGGCCGTCCCCGGCGTCGAGATCCAGCACCACGACGCGCACGGGCACGCCGATATGCGGCGCGGTGATGCCGATGCCGGGCGCGGCGCGCATGGTCTCCAGGAGGTCGGCTGCCAGCTCGCGCAAGCCGTCGTCGAACACGGTGACGGGGCGAGCCGGCATCGCGAGCCGGCGGTCGGGGTAGCGGACGATCGGACGAATGGTCATGCAGGGCTCCTAGCATTCACGGATCATTGAAGCATCTCGTCTTGACCGGTCTACCAACTGGAAGGTAGATGCGTCACATGAGCAACGCCTCCTCGACTGCCGACGACATTCTGGCCTGCGCGCGCTCGCTGATCATTGCCGGCGGCTACAACGGCTTCAGCTATGCGGACATTGCCGACGTGGTCGGCATTCGCAAGCCGAGCATCCATCATCATTTTGCCAGCAAGGTCGATCTGGTCCGCACTTTGGTGTCGCGCTATCGCGAGGAGGCCCAGGCCGGATTGGCGGCACTCGAGCGCAACATTCCGGACCCGCGCAACCAGCTCGAAAACTACGTGGCCTATTGGGAGGCGTGCATCACCGATGCGACCGCTCCCTTCTGCGTCTGCGCGCTGCTTGCCAGCGAGCTTCCGATCCTCCCCGACGAGGTCGCGCTGGAAGTCCGCGCGCATTTTCGTGCCCTGGCGTCGTGGCTGACATCGGTGCTGGAGCGCGGCAAGCGGAAGGGGCAGCTGCATCTCGCCAGCTCTGCCAAGGTCGAGGCTGAAGGGTTCATGGCGACCGTTCACGGCGCGATGCTGTCGGCGCGCGCCTATGGCGATCCCAGGATGTTCGGGACCATCACCCGGCCGCTGCTGGACCGGCTGTCCACCAGGCACTGACGGAGCGACAAGGCTGCAAAGGCCGTGTGGCGTCGATCGTTGCATCGCAAGGCTACCAACTAGTAGGTAAGGAGAATGAGCGTGAGAGATCGTGAGACGAGTTCGGACTTCGCGGACGATACCCAATGGCTGAAGCAATATTACTTCCTGCGGGCCGCGTTTTCCGTCACCTGGGTCATTGCGGCCTTTGCCATCGCGCCGTCGTCTGCGGTCATCGCGGCAACGCTGCTCGTCGCCTATCCGGCATGGGACGCCGCCGCCAATTATCTCGACGCGCTCTGCAGCGGCGGATTGAACCGAAACCGCACGCAGGGCCTGAACGTGCTGGTCAGCGTGGTGACCGCCATCGCGGTCGCTCTGGCCTTGCAGGTGAGCATGAACTGGGTGCTCGGGATCTTCGGGGCCTGGGCGATGCTGTCCGGATTGCTTCAGCTCGGCACGGCCTTGCGGCGCTGGAAGCGTTTCGGCGCGCAGTGGGCCATGGTGCTCAGCGGCGGCCAATCGGCCCTGGCGGGCGGCTTCTTCATCTTTCAGGCTACGATGCCCGCAATCCCCTCGATCGCGAACGTCGCGGGCTACGCCGCGGTCGGCGCGCTCTACTTCCTGGTCTCGGCGGTCTGGCTCACGGTCGGCGCGTGGCGCCGCAGCGCAGCGATGTGAGGCTTGCATATGGACGTTCCGCTGGCCGCCGCTGTTTTGCCCGACGGGTCAAATCGCGGCGCGCCGTCGAAAGCCTCTGGCAGCTCATTTGCCCGGTCGTTAAGTCCTTGATCCCGCAGAGGCCGGCTACTGTGCATGGGGTTGTTTTCGCGATTTTTGTCGGCGAGGCCCGCGAAAACTTGCGTGATCCCATGTCGGCCGGCGCGGTTCCCATTCGTCTTCCTCTCAGACAAGATCATCTTGGGAGACCCATATGACTCAATCCCCCTATCGCTGGGTGATCGTCGCAGCCGGCGGCCTGCTCGGCTGCGTCGCGATCGGCGGCATGTTTTCGCTGCCGGTGTTCCTGCAGCCGATCGCCAGGGACACCGGCTGGTCGGTGACCGGCATTTCCAGCGCGATGACGATCGGCTTTCTGGCGATGGCGTTCACCAGCATGGCCTGGGGCACGCTGACGGACAGGTTCGGGCCGCGGCCGGTGGTGCTGACGGGATCGACCGTGCTGGCGCTCAGCCTGTTTGCGGCCAGCCATGCCACCTCGCTGCTAGCGTTCCAGTTCGTGTTCGGCCTTCTGTCCGGCGCGTCCTGCGCGGCGATCTTCGCGCCGATGATGGCGACCGTCACCGGCTGGTTCGACACCCATCGCAGCTTGGCCGTGTCGCTTGTGTCGGCCGGCATGGGCGTGGCGCCGATGACGATGTCGCCGTTCGCGGCCTGGCTCGTCTCCGGCCATGACTGGCGGACCTCGATGCAGATCGTGGCGCTGGTGGTCGCCGCCATCATGATCCCGGTCTCGTTGTTGGTGCGCCGTCCGCCGGCACTCGCGCAAGTCCCAACTGCGCCGAGGGGTGAGGGTGGTGCGGCGGCCGAGATGTCGATGGGCGAGGCGCTGCGCTCGCCGCAATTCCTGGTTCTGCTCGCGACCAACTTTTTCTGTTGCGCCACCCATTCCGGCCCGATCATCCACACCGTCAGCTACGCCGTGAGCTGCGGTATCCCGCTGATCGCGGCGGTGACGATCTACAGCATCGAGGGGTTTGCCGGCCTCGGCGGCCGCATCGCCTTCGGCCTGATGGGCGACCGGTTCGGCGCCAAGCGCGT encodes the following:
- a CDS encoding caspase family protein; its protein translation is MRLYRHLQVCFLLAAALFLTSQAAWATKRVALVVGNSSYQNAPLLPNPANDAAAITATLKSAGFDVVDSRLNLAATDMRRALREFADQARDADIALVYYAGHGIEIDGTNYLIPTDARLERDTDIYDEAFSLDRVLLAIEPARQLRVVIVDACRNNPFADSMKRTVASRSISRGLARVEPTVSNTLIAFAAKAGLTALDGNSKNSPYASALVKYIAKPGLDLRRAFGFVRDDVLQATGNRQEPYVYGSLGGEDVALVPAAKAEEPTQAANPQSETRRDYELALQLRNKPALNAFLSQHPDGYYANLAKLQLNQLEAEEARVAATAKAQQAEQEQARLMSQGAQRVDREKAAADLKAAEEARVAAEKAKQAALEQATEAERKRTSSESTIVAGLSENKPAIGSTIADGPTAATSAEANSTTRLAALSAEPRPTDIAKADIAKSVQGELSRVGCFTGAVDGQWNAASQRSLALFNRHAGTTFDAKLASLDALDAIKLKPARVCPLICDHGYKANGDQCVRITCAEGSFLNDDNECEKRRGKKPVAKRNTDEGASRADRPARERSEPTADVPRRQTTAKASGGGGSGQIVCDQYLCRQVRRGCHLDYRGGGGPGGNTGNVEVCN
- a CDS encoding serine hydrolase domain-containing protein; translation: MSAAPAASQSTTTDPEALGWMRGFPPSADRLITFQDGSFRNFPELRWAWSNIRQLVPTVNVWRGAGPASVLPRAEQDIGAVASTTMDGRPMTFAKMLEETYADGIAVLHRGRLIYERYFGALKPHKPHIGMSVTKSFTGVLAGILVSEGKIDPQAPVMDYVPELKTSAFGDARVHEVMDMTTGLAYTEIYTDKNSDVWGLRRANGMAPIPPDYEGATNIFDFLVAQRKQGEHGKAFAYKTVNTDVLAWICRRASGLTLSDLLSERIWQPMGAEEDAHYHVDRIGTESGGGGLSTTLRDLARFGETVRNYGRFNGRQIVPSQVVEDIARGGDPEKFKPAGYTTLPGASYRNQWWVTHNAHGAYMARGVYGQGIYVDPKAEMVIARYASHPVAGNAANDPVTLPAYMALAKALMAGG
- a CDS encoding AraC family ligand binding domain-containing protein, whose translation is MKVRKFAVADASFERSPGQDGEIFAANVIDQRHGGPITIGFGRYAANQSLDEKLTVDDVMLVLEGQLSVTSGGSTVTAGPGEIIYMPKGEMVTIRSHEQGAVTAYVTYPHWQEARDGAA
- a CDS encoding SRPBCC family protein; this encodes MQIDVARVLGLVTRSVTNFEKDGKPASTVTLTRLYDTSVDDLWDAVTSRERIPRWFAAVEGDLQLGGRYQVKGNAGGTITACTPPTHFAATWEFGGATSWIEVRLAAERSQARLILEHTAIIEDHWNQFGPGAVGVGWDLALAGLERYLATGASVDHETAEAWMVSPEGKDFMTTSGESWRAAHVASGVDPDEAKRRSDRTIAFYRGEVPPGIAHPGTGS
- a CDS encoding ArsR/SmtB family transcription factor, with amino-acid sequence MQIFEVLADPVRRRILELLGQNEMASGEVVEIIGAEFGITQAAVSQHLKVLRESGFANVRAEAQRRLYSVDVAGLRAVDAWIGQFRNFWEPKLDALATEIARGKRERRNAPITRRGGKRA
- a CDS encoding peptide deformylase, with protein sequence MTIRPIVRYPDRRLAMPARPVTVFDDGLRELAADLLETMRAAPGIGITAPHIGVPVRVVVLDLDAGDGPLTYVNPVVEWASPEMILHREGSVSMPGVNDEVQRHARVRISYHDLDGNIQSEESEGLRAVCHQHEIDQLDGMFWIQRLSRLKRERLGKKYEKMARNS
- a CDS encoding TetR/AcrR family transcriptional regulator; amino-acid sequence: MSNASSTADDILACARSLIIAGGYNGFSYADIADVVGIRKPSIHHHFASKVDLVRTLVSRYREEAQAGLAALERNIPDPRNQLENYVAYWEACITDATAPFCVCALLASELPILPDEVALEVRAHFRALASWLTSVLERGKRKGQLHLASSAKVEAEGFMATVHGAMLSARAYGDPRMFGTITRPLLDRLSTRH
- a CDS encoding DUF308 domain-containing protein, whose amino-acid sequence is MRDRETSSDFADDTQWLKQYYFLRAAFSVTWVIAAFAIAPSSAVIAATLLVAYPAWDAAANYLDALCSGGLNRNRTQGLNVLVSVVTAIAVALALQVSMNWVLGIFGAWAMLSGLLQLGTALRRWKRFGAQWAMVLSGGQSALAGGFFIFQATMPAIPSIANVAGYAAVGALYFLVSAVWLTVGAWRRSAAM
- a CDS encoding MFS transporter; the protein is MTQSPYRWVIVAAGGLLGCVAIGGMFSLPVFLQPIARDTGWSVTGISSAMTIGFLAMAFTSMAWGTLTDRFGPRPVVLTGSTVLALSLFAASHATSLLAFQFVFGLLSGASCAAIFAPMMATVTGWFDTHRSLAVSLVSAGMGVAPMTMSPFAAWLVSGHDWRTSMQIVALVVAAIMIPVSLLVRRPPALAQVPTAPRGEGGAAAEMSMGEALRSPQFLVLLATNFFCCATHSGPIIHTVSYAVSCGIPLIAAVTIYSIEGFAGLGGRIAFGLMGDRFGAKRVLVSGLLLQAFGALAYVFAHQLATFYAVGAVFGFIYAGTMPLYAVIIRENFPLKMMGTVIGGTAMAGSLGMATGPLAGGLIYDAFSSYAWLYVASWAMGLGAFLMAMTFRPFAKPQGEVAPAAA